The genome window ttaattaaatattaacaaaggAGAGCACTGGAGAACAATGGAGTAAATTCCAATTCAGCCCTGAATATTACCTCTGAGTAAGAGTTTGTTTTCAGACATTACGAACTAATTTTCAACTCGCCCTACGATCCCTCCTTCAGCTGCCCGGCTCTCCGGGTGAAAATCCTAGCTCGCCGCTTTTGTAAGAgaaacccccttttttttttttttttttttttttttttttgcctgggaGCAGATCTCCTCCGTGGTGCTTCCCATGCCTTCCCCCAATGGTTTCTACCTCTTTTTTAACGAGGGTTTTACTAATCTGCCGGGGCCAGCCCCGCTCTCCCCGAGGTAGCGAAAGGACATTTTACGccctggctttttatttttaattttttttccaattttttttatccataATTTCAGGAGGTTCTGCCCAAGCCCTTGCCAAGAGACGGACCCTGCCAAAGAAGTTCCCCGGCTCTTGGAAACgtcccccggcccccccccccagagctgACCTGCAGCACATGgggggaaattaaaaagaaagaaacgaAACGGCGGCCACTCCGAGGCCTCTTTTAAGGAAATAAACGATCGCGGATTGTTTttttggctaaaaaaaaaaaaaaaaataatcaaagcaaGGCGAGGCCTGTGGAAACCCACTCTGCCCCCACCAAAGCGGAGCGCGGGGGTATTTTCCCGGCGGGGAGAAGGGCAGCTCGCCGGGAGGATGAGCGGGGAGCCCAAAGccagatttttgtcttttcctccctctttgaTAAAACCCGGCAGTTGGTGAGAAATGCCCCGAGCCCgggctgccccagctcctccgcggcggcggggagggagagACCTCCCGTTTCCCCCGGCTCCGCGCATCCCCAGCCACCCTTGCAATCTGCCCGCATTTTCGGGCGATTTTTAAGCACCTCCcacgccgcccccccccccccccggaaaaaaacccaaaccaaaccacaacacCAAAAAGAAGAAGGAGCGGGAAAggggggagcggggtggggTCTCttccccgccgccctcccggccccgccggcgggcggAGGCGAGCCGGGGGgagcccggggccgggggtggggggggatgcggcggcggggagcggggcagctctTACCTGAGGAGGGCCGGTCCGAGTACCGCGTGCAGTAAACCCAGGCGGGCCAGAGCATGGGCTGGTTCCCGGCGTTGGAGCTGGCCTGGGAGCTATCCGAGTCCGAGCTCACCGACAGGTCGCCGCCGCTCAAGCCCCGCGCTTTCAGGGCCGCCTCCAGCGCCGCGGGGTCCCCCCCCTTCTTGGCGGCGCCGTGCAGGGCCagcccggcggggccgccctccccccggcccggcgagcccgccccgccgccgggtAGCGGAGCCCCGGGGGCcggcgccgcggcggggctgcggcggctCTCCGCTCCGGGCCGCCGGGGTTCtccgccggggccgcccgcctCCTTCCTCCGCCCGAACTCGGGCCGCAGGATGTTGTCGATGAAGAAGTTGGTGATGCGGTGCGGGTGCGGGTGGGGGTGCGGGGGGTCACCGGGGGGAAGCAGCAGCCCCCGCCgcacgccgccgccgccgccgccgccgccgccgggctccgcGTCGCCGCCGGACTCCTGCGGCTCGGCCGCCTCCTCCCGGGGGCTCCGGCCGCCCTCCTCCATGCTgcgcggccggccccgccgACGGctccgctgcccgccccgccgccggccgggtGGCTGCCTAGcgctttttgttgttgctgtcgCAGTCGgttgttctttattttaatttttttttaatatatatatctttatatatatatctatgtatatatacacGCACGCACAGGTGTCTATTTGCTTTCGTTTCTCCTGGCCGCGCCCGGCATTCAAAATCCAgagtttgcaaaaaaaaaaaaaaaaaaaaaaattgaaaaaaaaattaatggtaattaaaaaaaaaaaaaagaaacaaacccagggAGACGCCAAAGCCAACAGCCGAGCCTCCACACGAGTTCCAactttgccaaaaataaaaaatacacgGGCTCCGGTCCTCACGCCGCCGCTCGCCGCCTCCTGCCGCCGCTCAGCCGCTCGGTCCCGCGGCGCGCTGCCGCCTTCTCCCCCGGCCAcctccgccgccgccgagccTCATCCGCCGGCCCCCgcggaggaaaaaaaaaaaaaaaaaaaaattaataataaaaataataattgggggggtggagggggtggaagggtgggggggggtaacgggggaagaaaaaaaaaaaaaaaaaaaaaaagccggtgccggggcggggggtggagGCGGGCTCTCAGCAGCCGGTGTCCCGCGGAGGGCAGGGCGGTGAGGGGCGCCCCGCGGGGCTCCGGCCGGCAGCGCctcgccccgcgccgccccgcgccgccccgcgcccgcacATGCGGGGGCCGCCGCGGGTGGGGAGGGCGTCCCGCCCTGCCGCCCGCCctgcgccgcgccgcgccgcgccgcgctgcGCTACGCCCCGGcggccgccaccgccgccgccaccgccaccgccaccgccgccgccgccgccgccgccgccgcgcccggaCACTTCCACTCCGGATTGTTGTCCTTTAGGTTTTAACGGGGCCCCCGCCGGTGACGTCGCCGGCCCGGGCACTTCGACACGTGCCTCGGGCCAATGATAAAGCGGGCATGCGCACACGTGGTGCGGGGAGCTCCGGTAAGTGACAGCACCCacgcccctcctcccccacctcccacccacccccccccccccccacacacacccccaaagCCGGGCCCCGGCCGGCCGCGGGGATACGCGTGGGGGAgtgggagagagggggggggtGCCCCGCTGCGGGGCGCGCACCGCCGCCCCCCCTTtacccccctgccccccccagcgCTGGattatttgggtttttaattGCCCCGCTGtttaatgggggggggggggcggcatCCCACAATTCCTTGCAGAAATGCATAAATAATATTAAGCGAGCGGCGGTGATACAAaggggggtccggggggggggggggggggggcagcgtgAAGGGGGCCCGGCCCGGTGCCTGCGGGCTGCCCGGGGGGGCGCGGCGCGTCCCCTCCCCGCGGCGCGGTTCGGCATCCGCGGCGGCCGTAATTGACTCGTCCTCCCCGCGGCCGGACAGGAGCCTTtcatctcctctgcctgctcccgAAACGGCGGCACCGCGGAGCcgtgcccccacccccccccccccccagaaagCCTTCTCGTCACCCTGCGGACCCCCCCAAAATCCCTGCTGCTTTGGGACGGGAAAACCGCCTCGGCTGTTTTGCCTTTTGTCTTTAGGGAGAAACCCCCCGGAACAAAATTAGGGAGCGAAGTGCGGCTGGATGGCcgagggggtgggggggccgaGCCGGTTGGGGGGCGCGGATCCTCCGCGGGGCGCgcaggagggggggggcgaGGAGGCGAGCGCGGGGTCCTTCCCCCGCAGCCGGCCCCGTTTTCCCTCCCCGGGGCCCGGCGGGTGTCACCGCCCCGACGGGACGCACGGCGAGGGGCTGCGCGGCCCCGCCGAGGGCCGAgccagggccgggccgggggcggctcGGCTCCGGTGGCCGCCGTACCCCGAGCCCCGGGTGTCCCCGCTAAGTGACATTTTCATCTGGAGGAGGCTTCCCTGCGGGTGACACGGAGCGCTGCCTGCCTTGAAGGGAGAGGGGCAGCGagcccttcctctcctcttcttcttttcctttttctttccctttaacctttcatttttctttcattttaaattcatttcccCCTTTCCTTTGTATTTCGCAGCGAGGCGGGTCCATCGGCGAAGACCAGCGCTAGCTGATCCAAAGTTGTTTTGCTCAAACAAGCACCTAGAGGTTAATTTCTTCAAGCGCCCCATGAAAAGCGATTAGCCTGTCTCCCAAGAAGTATTTTCTAATTACTTGGAAGCTCTCGCTTTGCTACTACCCCATAATTAAACGTGTTCAAGGTGCTGCACTTCAAATATTTCGCTCCCGGGCGGACCCGAGTTACCGATAAAAACTTCAAACCTCCTTGAACCCCCCGTTACCTGCCCGCTCCGCCGGGCAGGAGCTCGCCGCCGGTACCGCGGCAACGTTCCCATTCGTTATCCCGCTCCTTCGCGGGGATATGTATACCCTGCGTAGGACAGGGAGGAGAATTCCTGAGATAAACACCAAAGTAGGAGATAAACAAAGCTGTACAAAACAATTACTGCATCTGCCTGTCCTCTGACAATAATCCAGCACCTCAGGTATGCAgaggcagcgggggggggggggggggggggggtgacggGGTGATCTGATACCTAACCGAGGAAATCtgaatgatcttttttttttttctttttcttttttttttttttttgtctcccaaGGTTATTTTTATCTGGGAGTTCAATCTCTGTAGAAACATTCCCCAGCAGCACGTTTTTCTCGCCGGTCTGCGGGCGCCCCGCCAGCGGCATCGCGGCGTGCGGGGGCTTTTCCTCGGGAACCACGGCGGGTCACAGGGAGAGGTGGCTTTCTGAAAATGGGCTTTTGGCTTCGTTTGCTTCTTTGCTTTAGCCTCCCCTCGCAGCCCTGGTGCTTGCAAAAGTCACCTCTCCGCACACCAGCcagatttcttttccctacGCTCCCCGCGTAGTTTCGACGAGCCTCATTCCGCGCTGCCACccattaaaaatagatatattttccCTCCCGCAAACAGGCGTCTGTGCGGGTACAGCCCCACGCATCTCCGTGCGGACCCCCTCCCCCGCACCgtgctttttcctccctgctgctttttggcaCTGAGAAGTTTAAAAGCGGGATGACAACCCCGGAGCCCGGTattggggagggaaggagggagcggCCGGCCGACCCCCGCCCGGCTGCGGGCAGCGGGCAGGctccggggccggggccgggctgcgggCAGGCTCCGGGGCCGTTCGTGCCGCTCCTCCCAGCAAAACCCTCCTTCCACCTTTTCCCCACACTGGGAAAAAGACAACCCCCGAGGCGCTGGGAAGCCAAAATGCCCAGAACAGTTGTTGGAACCCAGGGAGGGTGTGCActccccccgtccccccgcaCCGTCTTTCCAACGCGGGGATGACTGCCTGCAAAACGTTGGCACGCAGGAAAATTCGCCGGGTTTTCAGCCATTCCCTACATTTGGAGacagcccctgcccctgccgCCGGAGGAGGTCTGGCagcggggctgccccgccggGCACAGCCCGgtcccaccaccccatcccCGCGGCCGCCTCCCATTTCCCTCCCGCTTCCACCCAGCATGGACTTTATTTCCAAGCGATGCCTTTTTAGGCAGCTTTTGCCAGCGCTTTGGAGCCGGTGGCTGAGGacggaggagaggggagaggtcgctgcttctctcccccccccttcctccgcCGGGGCTGGCCGTGCAGCAGGCGGTGTGCCAGGCACCGCCCGGCCGTGTGCGGATTCAGCCTTCTCCGGGGTCTCGCATCAGTTTGGGAGGGGGAAAACCAGCGGCCACCCCCGCCAAGCCCCAGCCAGGCTTTCCCCGGAGCCGGCGGGCCGGGACAGCTCAGCCATCAAGGTTGCATTTCCCCGATGCCGCCGGGTTTTCACTGCACCGCCGAGaaccaaaaaattaaaaaacccctaaaaaagGCCAGATTTTTCCCAATTGCCCCCTGTGCCAGGCGGGATCAAGGCCGCTTTGCGGCCGCCGGGCTCCCAGCCCGGCAGCCTGTCGTGGGGCCGGCGGCGCCCATCCACTTCAGGCGGGGAAGACTTTCCCGTCAACGGGGGTAAAAGGACGTGTTGGAAAGAGTGGCTTCCACTTTTTTTGCAGGATCGTGAAAATTTCACGACCGGCTTGCGGCGAGGGCAGAGCCCGCTGCTgccgcgcccggcccggcccgggacGGGGCTCCCCGCGGAGCGGCCGCGGGCCCCGGCGTGGGGCACGGAGGATGCTCGGGAATGAACGGATGAGGTTGCATGTCACAGTCCTGACTCGGAAAGTAGCTTACGGTCACGGCTGCCGTCCGCAGCAcgagtggcgggggggggggggggtaaactccccccacctcccacgGGAGGGAGGATGCGCGGGTGGGGTGTGAGAGCCGGCCCCTGCCTCGCCCTGCCGctggccctgccctgcctctgccctccccctgcccctggccCCGTCCTCCCGCTGCCCCTCTCCTGTCCCCGTCCTGCCCCGACCCTCCCCCTGaagcccccctcccctccccctgtccccctccgagccctgcccctgccccccgcCAGGCAGCGCGCACATCTTCCCCTCCCGCTCGGCGGCTGGGGCGGCGTGCAGCCCTCACGGCCCCAATCGAAAACGATcaaataacactaataaaagcaaaagacttTCGCCAAAATTCGGTGGAGGGCCAGCCACAAGGTAAATGCCAGCCCAGAGACCAATTACATGATGACGGttgggagaagagaagagaaaagaagagaagagaagagaagagaagagaagagaagagaacaAGTAACGAGAGGAAGTGAGGGAAAAAGCGGAAAAAGAAGATaggagaagggggaggggggaagaaaaaaaaggaaggagaggaaggaaagaaaggaaaggaaaggaaaggaaaggaaaatagaataaaaataatagaatagcaaagaatggaaaagaaagaagaggagaagagaagagaagagaagagaggggaagaaaaaaaagaaaaaaaaaaaaagggaacaaaagggaagaaaagggaagaaaagaaaaggaaaaagagagaaagaggaagaatagaaagaaagaaaaagataaaaaaaggaaaaagagagaaagaagaaggaaggaagaagaaaaggagaacagGAAAAGGGCGAGACGAAATGACGAAAcaagaaggggagaaaatgaaaagttgagaaaaagagggagaaaagagaaaagaaaagaaaacagaaaagaaaagaacaaggcaaaagaaacaaaagaaaaggaagaaaagcaaaaagaaaagaaatggataaGGATAAGAATAGGGagaatagaaaaaaggaaaggaaaggaataaggATAAGGAAAggcaagaggaaggaaagagaaaaaaggaaggaaaggaaaaaggaagagaaaaaagaacggaaaaggaaaggaaaggaaaggaaaggaaaggaaaggaaaagaaaaggaaagagaaaagaaaaggaaagaaaagaaaagaaaaagggaaaggaagggaaaggaaggaaaagggaaggaaaagaaaaggaaaagaaaaaagaaaagaaaagataaaagaaaagaaaagataaaagaaaaaagaaaaaggaaaacccaaTGGTTTCTCAGGGCGGAGGCAGTGCTCGCTGCAGTGCGGCCCGGCACACGCAGCCCTCTGCGGCGGAGCCCTGGTCCGGTCCCCGCGGCAAGCGGGGCCTCGCCACAACACTGGGTGGCACTGGGTGGCACTGGGTGCCCGTTCCCTCCCCGGAGTGCCTGGACTTTGTTCTGCTGTGCAGTCACCTTACAAGCCCACCAGCCCGAAGCGTAGCCAGGGATGAAACTCCCAGCCCCTGCGGGAAAGTTTTTTGGCCTGtgcaaagaaatactttgtgccccatcttaaaaaaaacctaaaaaattaataataataattaaaaaaaagctgggaaTGAAAGCTCCTGCCTGTGTCTTTGAGTTACACCCACAGACGCTTTGTGAAGAGGCAGAAAACCGGCCCCCAGTTTCAGCCGCCTGCAGCTGTGCGGGACGTGCCCGGTtcagcccggcccggcccgcctgTCCCCCCCCGAGGGACGCTCcagctccggctccggctccggccccggctGCGACTCCGGCTGCGCCTGCTGTCCCAGGCAGGGCGCACGTCCCCCGGCTGCGGCCGCGGCCGTCACCCGGCGCCTCTCCCGGAGGGCATCCTCCGGGGCCACCGCCGGGCTCGCGGTTCGCTCGCCCACCTGCAGCTGTGGAGGCAGAAAACCTTCAGATACGTGCAAAAATGTTTCCCTGgaaccttttttatttaatcttccCAACACGATGCGTCCCCCCCCTGTTTTACACGCACGCGCTACATGCAGGCGTACACGCGGCACCTCCACAAGTGTGCACACACGCGTATATCGCGACTGAGGAAACGTTTCCCCGCTTCTCCCGTGACTCGGAGGAGTTAATCCGTGCAGACACAACAGAAGCTGTTGTGACGGTAAAGTTCAGCAACTCTACACCGAGCCCAGCATTAGCAGGGGCTGGGGCGGGATGCTGGGAGCTGCTCCTGCACTTTCCACGTAGGCAGCTAATTCCCCTAAACTCCCTTGGATTTACACCTCGGCATTTACTCACAGCTGGAATAAAGCCACCGCTCTAATTAACTAGGTAATTTCCACTCCAGCTCTCCACCGGATAATCAACTTTTATGGTCTCTCGAAGGCTATTTTCCAGCTGTTGCGGACCGGGAGCCCAGCCGTGCTCACCCCGGACCGCCGCGGCTGCGGGGTTGGGTAAACCCCGAGCGGGGTGcgggggggtccctgccctcCGCGGCAGAACCGGGGACCTCTGCCCTTTCCCCTTCTTGCCCGAGGCTTTCCCGCAAgccggggatgggggggtccCGTCGGCCCAATTGAGGGGATGGTGCCccgggctgggggcgggggggacgggcAGTGAAGGACAACGTCCCCCTGCAGAAAAGACGGCGAGGGCAGTGCTGGGGGTTGGGCTCGGCAGGGTTGTGGGGCCGTTTGGCTCCTCCCGATAAGGATGCCCATTTCCCcggggtgccccccacccctgccgGGGCACCGGGCTGGGCCGAGGGGCTACCCGCAGCGGCGGGGACGTGGCCCGGACACTCTGggtacacacacaaacacacacttcattttcattttctaagtgtttccaggattaaaaaaaaaaaaccaaccccaacccaaaacacccccccaaatcaaccaacaaacaaaaactgctATTCTCAGCCGGGACTCCCCcggaaggagaaaaaggagtgCTGTACGCTGGAGGCAGGACTCAGGCTGGATGCAGAGGGGACGGGGAAGATGCTCGTCCTCGCTTCTCTTTGCTCTGCGCAAAAGTTCCTCGGGGAAGAGAAGCAGCCCCGACCCCCGTCCTGCCCCGGTGCCTGCAGCTCTCCCCGTCCTCCCCCGCCCGCTCCTGGGAGCCCGACCCCCTCCCCGCACCCCCCCGCGCCCCTCCGCGGCCGCCGGGCCTGGCCGGGCCGCTCCGGTCCGCAACGCTTGAAAGACGGCGGGGAGCAGCGAGAGCCCGGCGGGGGAAggctgggccggggggggcggcggggggcgagCTCTCCGCCCCACGGTCCCAGCACCGGCTCCGTGCGGGGCGGCTGCGGAGGAACGGAGGAGGGGCGGGGCTAGAGGGCGGCCAGGGGTGGGCAAATTCAGAACCCaaaacctgtgaaaaaaagaagagagaagagggaaaggaaaggaaggagagaaaggaaaagggggaggggggaggggagagggggggagggaggggagggggggggggggggggggaggggaggggaggggggggggggggaggggaggggggagggggcgggggaggggggggggggggggggggggggggggagggggaggggaggggaggggaggggaggggaggggaggggggggaggggagtggggggaggggaggggagggggagggaggggagtggggggaggggggagggggaggggacggggagaGGAAGGACGGGAAAcggaagggggaaaggaaaggagaggaaagaggaggggaggcGCTGAGAGAGCTGGCGGGAGGCGGAGGCTCTGATGGTTTTCGTCTTTAGTATTGTATCGTTGCGTGCGGTACTGCCTTCCGGCGTGGCATGGCGTCTGTAGCAAGCAGGGGGACGTGCGGGATCTCACTTCGCTcacccttcttccctttccctttccctttccctttccctttccttttccctttccccctccccttttccaCAGTTCCCCTCACTCCCTGCTCCCGCCGGTCCCTCGGGCTATCGCAAACCACCATTTGCCCACCGGAGCGctggaggggggcggggggcagcggaCGGACGCGCAGGACGGCTGCAGCaccgccggcccccccccccccccccccccgctgccctccccccccgccgcctcctccgcgCCGCCAGCGGGGAGCGCCCCCGCCTAACGGGCCGGCATCTGctggcgggcggcggggggggctcGCCGGGCGGGACTGTGCCCGCCCACGGGGGCATCCCGTGAGATGCTCccgccggcaccggcaccggggcTGTGCCCGGGCGGCGTGCCTTGCCAGCCCAGCGGTGAGAGCCCGGCGCCCGGCTCCGCTCCAGTGACAAGGAGGGGGGCCGCTGGGGACCTGCCGGTTCCGCACGCAGGCCCGggagaataataaaataaagcccTCCGGAACATCAAAGCCAGGTCGCGGGGCGGCAGTGACAAGGTTGTCACCTCCCTCGTCTTCCTCGCAGGGAGTTTTTCCAGGAGGTAGAAAGGGGCGAGGGCCGGCTCCAGCCCGTCCGCGGGGTATCGGGGCTGGGTGGGCTGCGGGAGCGCACGGTACCGCGGCGCTGAGCTGTTGCGCTCCGTAGGTAGAGTTCGCCTTATTCGTTATCTTTGTCCTCTAGGTTTCTTGGGTTCCCGGGATGTATTTATCTTGTCCGTCTGGGGCTGCTTCGCTAAGTCGCTGTGTAaattgaaaggcttttttttcccccttttcctcccctcctcagctcaccaccttttttaattaaagcttttaaCTCGCCTGGTGTTTACTGTC of Aquila chrysaetos chrysaetos chromosome 3, bAquChr1.4, whole genome shotgun sequence contains these proteins:
- the EN2 gene encoding homeobox protein engrailed-2, which translates into the protein MEEGGRSPREEAAEPQESGGDAEPGGGGGGGGGVRRGLLLPPGDPPHPHPHPHRITNFFIDNILRPEFGRRKEAGGPGGEPRRPGAESRRSPAAAPAPGAPLPGGGAGSPGRGEGGPAGLALHGAAKKGGDPAALEAALKARGLSGGDLSVSSDSDSSQASSNAGNQPMLWPAWVYCTRYSDRPSSGPRSRKPKKKNPNKEDKRPRTAFTAEQLQRLKAEFQTNRYLTEQRRQSLAQELGLNESQIKIWFQNKRAKIKKATGSKNSLAVHLMAQGLYNHSTTAKDGKSDSE